The Thermoproteales archaeon genome includes a region encoding these proteins:
- the pcn gene encoding proliferating cell nuclear antigen (pcna), producing MLRFVYPDAREWKYLVASLATLIDEANFIASKDGLRLRALDPSRIAMVDLELPAEIFEEYHIDEETVKIGVNFDELNKIVKRGKADERVIFEVSDKKLKIIILSRAERSFSIPLLDVFGEDLPVPKVSFSVRAKMLSDTLKDALNDVSLVSDSVKFKGETEYLSVYARSDRGEFEAKFSLENGSLIEYEVIEPSSAIYSLSLLSDMVKKASPLSDATLLQFASNKPLSLTFELPGGGRLTYYLAPRMEE from the coding sequence ATGTTAAGATTTGTATATCCCGATGCCAGAGAGTGGAAGTACCTTGTTGCAAGTCTAGCCACGCTGATAGATGAAGCAAACTTTATCGCATCAAAGGATGGTCTTAGATTGCGTGCATTAGACCCGTCCAGAATAGCTATGGTAGACCTAGAATTACCTGCCGAAATTTTCGAGGAGTATCACATAGACGAAGAAACTGTTAAAATAGGTGTTAATTTTGATGAATTAAATAAGATTGTTAAGAGAGGAAAAGCTGATGAACGCGTGATTTTTGAAGTTTCCGACAAGAAATTAAAAATAATAATATTAAGCCGTGCCGAAAGGTCATTTTCTATACCATTGCTTGATGTTTTCGGTGAGGACCTGCCTGTACCAAAAGTCTCCTTTTCTGTAAGAGCGAAAATGCTTAGTGATACACTCAAGGATGCTTTGAATGATGTTTCCTTAGTAAGCGACAGCGTGAAATTTAAAGGGGAAACCGAGTATTTATCGGTTTACGCTAGAAGTGATAGAGGGGAATTTGAAGCAAAATTCTCTTTAGAGAATGGCTCATTGATAGAATATGAAGTCATCGAACCTTCATCTGCAATTTACAGTTTAAGCTTGCTCTCCGATATGGTTAAAAAAGCATCTCCTCTTTCAGATGCCACACTATTACAGTTCGCATCAAATAAACCATTGTCGTTAACTTTTGAATTACCAGGTGGAGGACGATTAACATATTACCTTGCACCCAGAATGGAAGAGTAG
- a CDS encoding transcription factor S, with translation MKYCPRCGTLLRPQKTDNGIILVCPHCQFREENLSNDSYRIKNKVYHHPSQKFYVAEDEILLPRTKIICPKCGNNEAYYWMRQTRSGDEPATRFFKCTKCGYTWREYD, from the coding sequence GTGAAATATTGTCCTCGATGTGGAACATTATTACGTCCCCAGAAAACGGATAATGGTATTATACTAGTCTGTCCGCACTGCCAATTTAGGGAGGAGAATTTATCAAATGATAGCTATCGAATAAAAAACAAGGTTTATCATCATCCTTCGCAGAAATTTTATGTTGCTGAAGACGAAATACTGCTTCCTCGAACAAAAATCATTTGTCCAAAATGCGGCAATAATGAAGCATATTACTGGATGCGACAGACAAGAAGTGGTGACGAACCAGCTACCAGATTTTTTAAGTGTACAAAATGCGGCTATACGTGGCGAGAATACGATTAA